The following proteins come from a genomic window of Pocillopora verrucosa isolate sample1 chromosome 6, ASM3666991v2, whole genome shotgun sequence:
- the LOC131787520 gene encoding uncharacterized protein has translation MPSFCCVPNRNQKGYTSSLGEKVSFFNFPKAPLIRKQWIHAIRREEGKAFVITERTKVCSLHFRSEDLRKSINGRIYIKEGGVPSKFDWSGPSPKKRKAPTERQPLPAKKQLLAEDNSHRSDQSASVNSEAQQTVEMSACEPSTSFEDDTCKTPDLERQIAEQSTKIGELEEKLKQAESEINNLRRENIELNEKLAECVRHQKEMSSRLFCVDRFTTDGDISFYTGLSSYATFMAIFEYLNPGDNCANIRPRGSVIDVPEDFYNSDSEDEGSVQAAKKGRRRKLKPLDEFFIVLCRLRRGFSEKHSIIFMVWLSLL, from the coding sequence ATGCCTTCGTTCTGCTGCGTACCCAACCGCAATCAGAAAGGTTACACATCGTCATTAGGAGAAAAGgtttctttctttaactttcCTAAAGCGCCTCTGATAAGAAAACAGTGGATACACGCAATCCGTCGAGAGGAAGGCAAGGCCTTCGTCATAACAGAGCGTACGAAAGTCTGCTCACTACATTTCAGGTCAGAAGACCTTAGGAAGTCTATCAACGGACGGATTTATATCAAGGAAGGCGGTGTTCCTTCAAAATTTGACTGGTCAGGACCTTctccgaaaaaaagaaaggccCCGACTGAACGGCAACCGCTGCCTGCGAAGAAACAACTGCTCGCCGAAGACAACTCTCATCGCTCTGATCAGTCTGCGTCTGTAAACAGTGAAGCCCAACAAACCGTCGAGATGTCCGCCTGTGAGCCGAGTACAAGCTTCGAAGATGACACATGTAAAACCCCAGATTTAGAAAGACAAATCGCCGAGCAAAGCACAAAGATCGGCGAACTAGAAGAGAAATTAAAGCAGGcagaaagtgaaataaacaacctTCGTCGCGAAAACATAGAATTGAATGAGAAATTGGCAGAGTGCGTACGCCACCAGAAGGAAATGTCTTCGCGTTTATTTTGTGTGGATCGTTTCACGACGGACGGAGACATTTCTTTTTACACTGGTCTGTCCAGTTATGCGACTTTTATGGCCATTTTCGAGTATTTAAATCCTGGAGACAACTGTGCAAACATTCGCCCCAGAGGCAGTGTGATAGATGTCCCTGAAGACTTTTATAATTCAGACTCTGAGGATGAGGGAAGTGTTCAGGCTGCAAAGAAAGGACGTCGCCGAAAGCTCAAGCCACTAGATGAATTTTTCATTGTGCTTTGTCGTCTGAGAAGAGGGTTCTCAGAAAAACATTCCATCATCTTTATGGTGTGGCTCAGTCTACTGTGA